In Phycodurus eques isolate BA_2022a chromosome 10, UOR_Pequ_1.1, whole genome shotgun sequence, a genomic segment contains:
- the cacna2d3 gene encoding voltage-dependent calcium channel subunit alpha-2/delta-3 isoform X3: protein MMLLRRTCGILSLPMCILAGLSVLLSEVAASQQGIPLSVVKLWASAFGGEIKSISAKYSGSQLLQKELWAITAPRRGSNSSSEVASSSAKGSGRINSRISAACPGGWEEGGTTRVNPRRYGESIQTAFRKRLQAQNQGPPCPEKYKPPEKSVRVEEIDGVKLVKNLAVKMEEMFRKKGEATRRLVEAAEEAHHQHKDNPDLEYEYFNAVLINEVDNEGNNVELGGEFVLEPNDHFNNLSVNLSLSVVQVPTNMYNKDPDIVNGVYWSESLNKVFVDNFERDPTLIWQYFGSAKGFFRQYPGVKWHPDENGVIGFDCRNRKWYIQAATSPKDVVILVDVSGSMKGLRLTIARQTVSSILDTLGDDDFFNIVAYNQKIHYVEPCLNGTLVRADRTNKDHFREHLDKLFAKGIGLLGQALTEAFTILNDFNQTGHGSVCNQAIMLVTDGATEMYDDVFEKYNWPERKVRIFPYLIGRESAFADNLKWMACANKGYFSQISTLADVQENVMKYLHVMSRPKVIDHEHDTVWTEAYVDSALSQAYKLNDKAGPSLMTTVAMPVFSTKNETKNQGILLGVVGTDIPLQELMKLIPKHMLGIHGYAFAITNNGYILTHPDLRPLYQEGQKRRKPNYSSVDLSEVEWEDKDDILRNAMVNRRTGTFSMEVKKTVDRGRRVLKMHNDYYYTDIKGTPFSVGVALSRGHGKYFFRGNVSLEKGLRDLEQPDVALADEWTYCNTEEQHEHRHLTQIQAIKRFMTDRRPNLKCDRELIKEVLFDAVVTAPLEAYWKGLALNKSENSDKGVEIAYLGTRTGLSRTNLFVAADQLSNQDFLTAEDKEGVFNADHFPLWYKRAAEQVPGTFVYSIPFSTALENKSVVLASTAIQLLDDRKSPIVAAVGLQMKLEFFQRKFWTACRQCTALDGKCSISCDSEDINCYLIDNNGFILVTEEQSQTGLFFGEVEGAVMNKLLQMGSFKRITLYDYQALCREYAGSSDSARTLSDFSAGI from the exons ATGATGCTTCTTCGGCGCACATGCGGCATCCTCAGCCTGCCGATGTGCATCTTGGCCGGCCTCAGCGTGCTGCTGTCGGAGGTGGCGGCGTCCCAGCAGGGGATCCCTCTGTCAGT TGTAAAACTGTGGGCATCGGCGTTCGGCGGAGAGATTAAATCCATTTCTGCCAAATATTCCGGATCCCAGCTGCTGCAAaag GAACTGTGGGCTATCACAGCGCCACGTCGAGGGAGCAACTCCAGCTCAGAGGTCGCCTCCTCCTCGGCCAAAGGCAGCGGCAGGATAAATTCTCGCATCTCTGCTGCATGTCCCGGAGGGTGGGAAGAAGGTGGAACAACCAGAGTGAATCCACGTAGATATGGCGAGAGCATACAGACAGCATTTAGAAAGCGACTCCAGGCTCAAAACCAGGGACCACCTTGCCCTGAG AAATACAAACCACCAGAAAAATCAGTCAGAGTGGAAGAAATCGATGGTGTGAAATTGGTGAAAAACCTGGCAGTGAAGATGGAGGAAATGTTCCGTAAAAAGGGAGAAGCCACAAGG AGGCTGGTGGAGGCTGCAGAAGAGGCACATCatcaacacaaagataatccagACCTAGAG TACGAGTACTTCAACGCTGTGTTGATCAACGAAGTGGACAACGAGGGCAACAACGTGGAGCTGGGTGGAGAGTTCGTCCTGGAGCCAAATGACCACTTCAACAATCTGTCAGTCAACCTCAGCCTCAGCGTAGTGCAGGTGCCCACCAACATGTATAATAAAG ATCCGGACATAGTGAACGGGGTCTACTGGTCTGAATCCCTGAACAAAGTGTTTGTGGACAATTTTGAACGTGATCCCACACTCATATGGCAGTACTTTGGTAGTGCAAAGGGTTTCTTCAGGCAGTACCCTG gGGTGAAGTGGCATCCAGATGAAAATGGGGTCATAGGCTTCGACTGCAGGAACCGGAAGTG GTACATCCAGGCTGCAACTTCACCTAAAGATGTTGTAATTTTAGTGGATGTCAGTGGAAGCATGAAAGGATTGAGACTGACCATTGCCAGACAAACTGTCTCCTCAATTTTAGACACACTTGGAGATGATGACTTCTTTAACATTGTTGCA taTAACCAGAAGATCCATTATGTGGAGCCTTGTTTGAATGGCACTCTGGTGCGGGCAGACAGAACCAATAAAGAT CATTTCCGTGAGCATCTGGACAAGCTGTTTGCCAAAGGGATTGGACTTCTGGGGCAGGCACTGACTGAAGCGTTCACAATCCTGAATGAT TTCAATCAGACTGGCCATGGAAGTGTGTGCAACCAAGCCATAATGCTTGTGACAGACGGGGCAACTGAAATGTATGATGATGTTTTTGAGAAGTACAATTGGCCAGAAAGAAAG GTACGCATATTCCCCTACCTGATTGGACGGGAGTCTGCATTTGCTGATAACCTGAAATGGATGGCGTGCGCCAACAAAG gatATTTCAGTCAGATTTCCACATTAGCAGATGTTCAAGAGAACGTGATGAAGTATCTGCATGTCATGAGTCGTCCCAAAGTTATTGACCATGAACATGACACTGTGTGGACCGAGGCTTACGTGGATAGTGCA CTTTCCCAGGCATACAAG TTGAATGACAAAGCGGGACCAAGTCTGATGACAACAGTAGCCATGCCAGTCTTCAGTACTAAGAATGAGACG AAGAATCAGGGTATTCTGTTGGGGGTCGTTGGAACAGACATCCCTCTGCAGGAGCTGATGAAGCTCATTCCCAAACATATG TTAGGGATCCATGGGTATGCATTTGCCATCACAAACAATGGCTACATCCTGACACATCCGGACCTCAGGCCTTTG TATCAGGAGGGTCAGAAGAGGAGAAAGCCCAACTACAGCAGCGTGGATCTCTCTGAGGTGGAGTGGGAGGACAAAGACGACATT CTCCGCAACGCCATGGTGAACAGGAGGACAGGAACCTTCTCCATGGAGGTGAAGAAGACGGTAGATAGAGGG AGGCGTGTCTTGAAGATGCACAATGACTATTACTACACTGATATTAAAGGGACTCCATTCAG TGTTGGAGTAGCTCTCTCAAGAGGCCACGGCAAGTACTTCTTCAGAGgaaatgtgtcacttgaaaaaG ggctcCGTGATCTGGAACAGCCAGATGTCGCCCTGGCAGATGAATG GACGTACTGCAACACCGAGGAGCAACATGAGCACCGTCACCTGACTCAGATTCAAGCCATCAAGCGCTTCATGACAGATCGCAGGCCAAACCTCAAGT GTGACCGAGAGCTGATCAAGGAAGTATTATTTGATGCTGTTGTCACTGCTCCACTCGAGGCCTACTGGAAAGGACTGGCTCTTAACAAGTCAGA gAACTCAGACAAAGGAGTTGAGATCGCCTACCTGGGCACGCGCACTGGCCTGTCAAGAACCAACTTGTTTGTAGCTGCAGATCAGCTCTCCAATCA AGATTTCCTGACAGCTGAGGACAAGGAGGGCGTGTTTAATGCTGACCACTTTCCTCTGTGGTACAAGAGAGCTGCAGAGCAGGTCCCAGGCACATTTGTCTACTCCATCCCCTTCAGCACAG CTTTGGAGAATAAGAGTGTTGTTTTGGCAAGCACAGCAATTCAGCTCCTTGATGACAGAAAATCACCAATTGTTGCAG ctGTAGGACTTCAGATGAAGCTTGAGTTCTTTCAAAGGAAGTTCTGGACTGCCTGTAGACAG TGTACTGCTCTGGATGGAAAATGTAGCATTAGCTGCGACAGTGAG GACATTAACTGTTACCTCATTGACAACAATGGCTTCATTCTTGTCACGGAGGAGCAATCACAG ACAGGGCTCTTTTTTGGCGAGGTGGAAGGTGCCGTCATGAACAAACTTCTGCAGATGGGCTCTTTCAAAAG GATCACACTGTACGACTACCAGGCCCTCTGCAGGGAGTATGCTGGGAGCAGCGACAGTGCTCGCACTTTGTCAGAT ttttctgCTGGAATTTAA